Part of the Thamnophis elegans isolate rThaEle1 chromosome 10, rThaEle1.pri, whole genome shotgun sequence genome, gtcctctatccctggcccgtcagagatcatcggtcagcgcgaccaaagcagtttcggtggagtaaccaggcctgaaacccgactggaagggatcatgaTAATCAGCTttatccaaggaccgtcggagttgaagggacaccaccttctcaacaaccttcccaacaaaggggaggttggagactggacgatagttattaagaatagctggatccagaggtTTCTTAAggaagggtctcaccaccgcatccttcaagggctgtgggaaagatccctcctgtaaagaggtgttaataattctctggaaccagcctcgtgtaacctcctTGCTGGCTGAAACCAGcgaggagggacacgggtccagcaggcaggtggaggcacttaccgctcccatggccttgtccacttcctcaggagtaacaggttggaactcgctccaagaaatctgatcaaggcccacccccggcatctcggcaggaactgcccaagtggagtccaggtttgTCCAAATCTGggcgactttgtccgacagaaactgaacaaattcctcagctcttccctgtaagggttcctccgcatccctccccttcaggagggagcgagtaatcctaaacagggcggccgggcaagtttctgcggacgcaataagagcggaaaaatgtgcacattttgccacccgtatcgccacgagataagtcctaataaaggctcttagcagtGCTCGGTGAgtttcggagttactagccctccagcgtcgctctaggcgtctcttttggcgcttcatctcctggagttcctcagtaaaccaaggagccctcctggatccactgctgcggagaggccgcaaaggcgcaatccggtcaagcgccccagccgccgctatattccaagcagcgaccaaggacacTGCCGGActgcgggcaagggagtcaggtatgtccccaagctccgtttgaaatcccaaagggtccatcaggcgcctggggcggaaccatttaattggCTCCatctccctgcagtgggggagtagtttccataagtccagcctcagtaggccgagcgtgtgtcccgctgtatgagtcggaccctgaattacctttGCTTATCAtatcataaaaggtgatcacatgacctaggggaatagcaacagtcataaatataaaccagtggcCAAGCCACTGAATTTTGATAagatgatcatgggaatgctgcaaaggtcgtaagtgtgggaaatggtcatacaacacatttttcagtaccattgtaactttgaatgttcactaaatgaactattgtaaattgaggactacttgtatttaacCGGTTAGAAATTATTTTCTAGAATGTGCTAGTTTATTAAGCATTTAGGTTTAAATTTTAAACACACTTCCCTAGATTTAATTCAGAGAATACAACATGTAAGAGGTATGCTTTGCAGGCTACAATTTTAAGAGAAATAAAAAGTACATTTGCGCTGCAAAATTGTGACACCAACCCTGAATTGATGTAGTTTGTAGATGTAGCAACAAAGCAAAGTGGGTTGTTCTTACACTTTTATACAGGACaattaaagcaaaataatttGTAGATTCCTCAGTCCATTTCCCCTGCTGATTTTTCACTTTCCTCAGGAAAAAAACAATCACTTGCCCTAATTTGTATTTGCAGCAAATATTTCTGATAGCCAGATCCAGACCCAGTTAAAATGTAGGAGAGGGCTGGTAGGAAAGCAACAGAAGGGAGTCTTGTACAGGGCAGCCCTCCCCTGTTGATGTTGCACTGGCAGTGGTTGCTCAGTGAGAAAGCTCTCCTGTTTAATGGGCAACCTTTTCCTACCACGCAGACAAAATGGGTGCCTGGAGCAAAAGTTTGGTGTATTTTTCAAGTTTCCCAAAGGATAGGATAGCTCACTTCTCACCATCGGTCTAGCACTCTTGAAAGATGTGAAGAGGGAAGAACTATGTGAGAGAAATAAGAAATAGCAAGGTAAAATGAGAGACAGCAAGAGGGTGAGACAGTTGACactagtgggtttttttcttcttcaggctATTCAGAAATACATTACAGACGCAAAAGCATTGTTGGAATGCAGAAGAGGAGCATAGAGTAAAGGAGGTGGGAATGATCAACAAGGCAAAACTCTTTGAGAAATGGAATTCCAGAACATGTACAGAAAATATGTTCATGTGTATGGCTTTACATGCTAATTTCACCACACAGGTGACATTCTCTAACAAACAATATACCTAACCTCATCTAACCCAGGTCTGTTCTGCAGTCCAGGACAAAGTGACCAATAGGGTAGTACCACTGACTGGAGTGAGGAAGTTGTAATCAGCGCAGTTCAAAGGCTAAAAGCAGCTGGACAAATTCCAGTCCAATAACGCCATCAATTAAATTGTTGGCAAAATATCCGAATCATATCCACCCCAAAATGGTGTAAGAAGAGGCAAAACACTTCAATAACCAATAGGTTAAGGAAATGTTACTCTGCCTCTTTTATAGTCCAAGAGTGAGAAATCAGAAGgctatagattttaaaaatggttaaTGGGGTAATTTGTTCAATGGTCGGAAGAAAACAGAGACTACAAAACCTTTTACTCTTTCTACCTGCTAGTGTAGGTAGTTCAGTTTTAAGTCGCATCTTTTGTTTTAATACTTTAATAATTCTTAGCAGTCAAACAGCCACAGTGAGGCAACTGAATTATCTCCCGGTCTTTTGTCTCCCGGAATTCACAAAGTAGTCGTAGACGAAACTTTCTATTCACGTATTCCTGGGATTCAGGCTGCATATCCTGCTCTGCGCGTTACTTTGAAAAGCGGCCCGGGGTGCCTCCTCACGGAGCAAGTCTTCCCAAGCCCGGGAGTTGGACTTCCGACGACAGAGTAGTTCACACTGGAAGAGCTTTAGAAACACTTCGTCGCACGAAGCTACTCAGGAAGCTGCTGACATAGCGCAACCCGGCAGCACCGCCAGGCAACGAGGAAAACAAGTAGACTCCTCCGGCTGCCAGCTGGATCACGGCACCCAGCACCGTGAACAGCGTACTTCGGAGCCCGAGAGCAGCGTACAGAGTTCCGCCCACGGAGCCCAAATACAGGATGGCTAGGCCGCGCCGGTCAGGCTCACCCAGCAAGCGACTCGGGCCCCGCAAGAAACCAGCGGCTCCCAACGCAAAGGCCGAGCCCAGGGACCAGAGCAGCGCGAACTTCCGAAGCAGCAAGAGCGAGCCATAAAGCGCGGCGAGGCCGAAGCAGAGAGCAGCCAGCAGCAGACACAGGGCACACCCCACCAGTCTCTGCCAACGGGACACCCCCGTCGGTAACCACGGCTCCGCCTCCGGCTCGGCCGCCCCCGACCACGTTCCTGTCGCGGGGAAAGGGTTCATGCGCCGCAGCCAGACGCCCAAGCCAGAGCCGCTTTCTTCTGCTTCGTCCTGAGGAGGAGTCTGAGGAACTGACAAAACCGTAGAGCCGCCGCCGCCCTTGGACTGAGCTAAATATTCTTGCAGTTGCCGGTTCAGATCTGCCATTTTGGCGAGAAGTCTCTCGGGAACAGGCGAAGACAATAGATGGTCAAGGAGGCTGCTCTTCGGGCCGGTCCTTCTGCAACGGTAGGACGCAGCCGCCTTAGCAAAGCGGCACTGCTCAGCAGTCAGCCAGTCAACCACCTTGGTTtggtctctttaaaaaaaaaaaaaaaacaggcaccaACTTCAAACACGTGGCCCGTGCTCAGGCAACTGTCTGCCTGCGCGCATACAAAGGTTCAGATGGGCGGAGAAGGAGGTTGCGCAGGTAGCTCTGGCCTCGCGACTTTCCCGCTTCCTCGCGGGCGCCTGAACGAGAAGAACATTTTCTGGGCGCCCTTTGGACGGGCAACTTCACCTCACCCTTCCGGCTTCAAAGGCATCAACTGCGCATTCGCGGAAGGCAGGAGAAACGGGGGCGGTGCTACCGCACTCTACAGTCGCGGGGAAAGATATGATTCGGCTATCGGTCGCCAATTGCTAGGGAGAGAGCATAACTTGGAAATGTAGCAGTGCTAATACTCAAAGGTGGTTGTGCTTGTTGAGTATGTCAGATTACTCCATAACGGGAACATTATGGCCCTAGAATAAGGGTTATTTATTTTCATGTTGATCAATATTTCATAATTTCTAAACGAGGACAAAAAGACCCGAAAGTTAGGGACAAACGGTCATGGGAAAAAATCTGTGTGGTCACTAGAAATTGAAAATGATCTCATATCAGTAATCAAATGGACAAAAATTGGTGATATTTCCCATTATTAGTACATTTGTGGTGAGCATACTTTTTCTGTTACATCAACATTCGAAATAAAATGAACCATTAGCAATTAAGCAGATCTTCCACCTGTAATTCCAAGCATTATCCCAAAACCTTTCACCATGTTTGCTGCTGATTGCACCTAAATTTTGGGGAAAGAAGTCCCAAGTGAATGCAAAAAAACAAATTTTCAGTGACATTGCATTTCATGGTCTTGTGTGCCTTAAGAAGTTTATCAACCAGCTGAATCTAATTTGGTACTTTAGTTGCCAAAAAAATTCTCAACATTCTTGAATCCTTTCCAGGTGATTTTCTCTGGCCCCACTAACAAATCTTTGAACCGCTTGTCATTGATGGCGTATCTGATCTGTGGACCAACAAAAATGCTTTCCTTAATCTTGGCATCAGTTATTCTTGGAAACATCtgtccaaaataataaaaaccttTATCCTGTTCATCACTTATACAAAATTTTTCAGAGTTTTATGTAAGGTGTGTGAAGCgaagtaaaaaatattttggggggTCAAGTGGTTCATGTGCCAATTTTTTCTGTGCTGGAACCAAATTCTTTGAGAATgatcatttctttttaatataatgtCATTCTCTTCCATCACTGTCCCATTTACATAAGTAATAACAGTACTTGATATATCTGAGCTGCATTCCAAGCAGCAGAGCCATTACTTTTAAGTTCTCCACAATATTCCAGTTGTACTTGGTGTACTGAAtttttttatatgtttctttCATGTATGCAGCATAGCCAACAAATACTGAAGGGTCTACATTGCCATTTTGTAAAAACAGATTTTTATAAAACAGTATGAGATTACAGGTTAAATTACAGGTTATTTTCGTGATTAGCAGCCAGAAATCTATAAGACATGCCCAAAAgcgttcaggaagcaaaatccaATAGAATACTCTTGGCAATGTATTCTTGGATTCAGGCTCTTGGCaatgttctattttatattttcaaattcCCAAAGCTCATCCCTGAAAAAGAGCTTAAATTTGTAGGACCCCTCAATCCTATATGCTGGATATACATCCATTACAAATTTACtggtaatgattttttttaaaaaaatgtaattgcaTTAATacttaaattaataatttaataagtGTTGTTAATATTATTGCATTAACTTTATCTCCTTAATTTTTTGTTATATTCTGACAAAATAGAATGTATGCATAAatcattttctttgttttacctTGATATGACCAAGATTGACCATGTTTGGTGGAGTACTGCTGAATATTGTTGATGGACCAATAGCAAatctcccctcccaccctcccctatctgtgcccgctctcccca contains:
- the SFT2D3 gene encoding vesicle transport protein SFT2C, encoding MADLNRQLQEYLAQSKGGGGSTVLSVPQTPPQDEAEESGSGLGVWLRRMNPFPATGTWSGAAEPEAEPWLPTGVSRWQRLVGCALCLLLAALCFGLAALYGSLLLLRKFALLWSLGSAFALGAAGFLRGPSRLLGEPDRRGLAILYLGSVGGTLYAALGLRSTLFTVLGAVIQLAAGGVYLFSSLPGGAAGLRYVSSFLSSFVRRSVSKALPV